The following is a genomic window from Mus pahari chromosome 1, PAHARI_EIJ_v1.1, whole genome shotgun sequence.
TGGTTTCCTGACCCACTGCCCAGCTACAAGGGAAGGGCTCCATATAATCTTCACTAGGACCTAGCTGCCTGGTGCGAGGGCCACTAGGAGCCATAGCAGGTGGGCCCTCTCTGGGGCCTTACTCTGGGCTCTGCATGAGGCTTCTCTGAGTAGGCAGCAGGAGGGTAGGTCATGATGCTGGCACTGATGTCCCCTTGCCCCATTCCACAGATACCTGGTGCTAGAACATGTGTCTGGGGGAGAGCTGTTCGACTACCTGGTGAAGAAGGGCCGGCTGACCCCCAAGGAGGCCCGCAAGTTCTTCCGGCAGATCATCTCTGCACTGGACTTCTGTCACAGCCACTCCATATGGTGCGAGCCAGGCCAGGCTGGGTCAGGCCTGCATCTCAAGGGTGGTGGGCTTCTTACGGGCTTTGTCTAGGCCTTGAAAGGCAACCTGGAGCCCACTTAGGCTTCATTCCTGTCAAGGGCAGGAGGACACAGCATCCCTGTCACCAAGACCAGGAAGACCACTTAGTGTTAGCTGCCTGTGTATTATATGCTTAGATTGTCCCAGGCCTGCCCTACTAACAGGAGTTTGAAAAGGGAAAGAGTCTTCATCAAAGTgtgggagagggaaagtgggCGCAGGCTGCATTTAGGTTCATTTGGCCCTTCCTCCCCAGCCATAGAGACTTGAAGCCAGAGAACCTGCTGCTAGATGAGAGGAACAACATCCGTATTGCAGACTTTGGCATGGCATCCCTGCAGGTGGGAGACAGCCTGCTGGAGACCAGTTGCGGGTGAGTGAGTGATGCCCCACAGACCCACAACATGGCCCTGGGGGTAGATACCATGGCCACTTCTGCCCAGACTGAACAAGCTTTGAGATGGGTGGCCTGTGGCTGAAGAGCACTAAAGCTGGACTGAAGGCAGAGAGCAGGACCCCTGTCCTTAGAATAAGCATGTGGGGATGCTTTGTCTGGCACAAGCATCTTCTTTCAGTGGTGGGAGCCAGGGCACAGTTTCATCGAGCCTTCTCTCCTGGGTCTGGATAGATGAGCAGCCAGGTCTAAGCAGAGCAGGCCCCAGGCCTCAGACCCCCATCCCCTATCAGAAGATACAGGGCATTTAGTTTGGGAGGACTTGGTCTCAAAGCCATTCAGCCTCTTGGAGTCAGCCCAGCCATGGCCTGTGGACATGCAGGCTTCCTAGGGCAGAGCTCCTGTGGAGAAAGCCTAGGGAGGGTATAGGGTCTGGGTTGTGTACCCTGGCCTCCTACCCACTaaccttctttttttcccttagatCTCCACACTATGCCTGTCCGGAAGTGATTCGGGTAAGCAGTCACCGGTGTTCCTGTGGTTGAAGGGCCCCTCATCCTGCTACTACTGGGTTAAATACGGCTCAGCTGCCTTCCCTCAGACCTACTCGCCCACTAGATACCCCTACTCTGTATACTGCCAACATCTGGCATCGCCTACTAGATACCCCTACTCTGTATACTGCCAACATCTGGCATCGCCTACTAGATGCCCCTACTCTGTATACTGCCGACATCTGGCATCCCCCTCTAGATACCCCTACTCTGTATACTGCCAACATCTGGCATCGCCTACTAGATGCCCCTACTCTGTATACTGCCAACATCTGGCATCGCCTACTAGATGCCCCTNCCCTACTCTGTATACTGCCAACATCTGGCATCGCCTACTAGATGCCCCTACTCTGTATACTGCCAACATCTGGCATCGCCTACTAGATGCCCCTAACCTGCACACTGCCAACGTCTGGCATTGCCCCCTCCACAGGGCGAGAAGTATGATGGCCGCAAGGCAGATGTGTGGAGCTGTGGTGTGATCCTGTTCGCCTTGCTGGTGGTGAGCCCCACTTGCCTCACCTTTTGCTTCCATTTCCCTATctccccatatcccctcccctgctctcctttTATGCTACTACCCATGATGAGTGCTGTCCTGCCTACCCACAGGGGGCTCTGCCTTTTGATGATGACAACCTGCGGCAGTTGCTGGAGAAGGTCAAGCGTGGTGTGTTCCACATGCCACACTTTATCCCACCAGACTGCCAGAGTCTCCTGCGTGGCATGATTGAGGTGGACGCAGCTCGGCGCCTCACGGTGCGTCCTGTCTACCCCTCTGCTCTGTTCAGAACTTGACTGCCCATGGGGAGCCAGGCCCTTGTACATTCTTATTGTCCCTTCACACCATCTCTTAGACCTGTCATCCTCAGACAGTCCTGTACTGGTGGAATCTCAAGTGTCCACTTCTGGCACTTACTCCTGGGCACTTTAGGGAGAAAATGTCCCTAAGGGTGGGGCTTCCCacctgtgtctgagtgtgtgctgCAGGCATACCACAGGTATATCAGTGTGAGTCTGTGCTGTACCAGATGGATGGGCTCAGGTATGGGTCTGTGTATGATACCATGTGTGCCCAGGTATGTGTGGACAGAGTTTGTACCCAGCTGTGGGAAAAATATGCACAACTGTACAGAGGGTGAGTACTCATGTGTGTGCTacctatgcatgtatgtgtgtttgtgtgtgtcaagGGCTGTGGCCAGCTGCTGGGATGAATATATGAGCATATGAGTATATGCTTAGCTTGGGAAGCATGCCCTCAGCTGTGTGCAGAGTGAATCCTCAGGTATCACCTACACACAGCAGTATGTGGATGAAGATGTGCGTACTGTTTTATGTGGCTGTGCACAGCTGCATGTGAGTGTCCGTGTGTGTTTGTCCCTGTGTgagtgtccgtgtgtgtgtgtgtgtgtgtgtgtgtgtgtgtatgtgtgtctgtgtgtatgtgtgtgatctgtACAAAATTGTGTGTATGCTCAGGCATAGAGGCCCTGTGCCCAAATCTTAGGGGCACAAGTACGGTAGGTAGCAGCCCCGAGACTATGAGTGGTTGGTTCAGGTgagctctggagggtctcccCTCCTTTGCTGCCATCTTGCCCCTCTGATATCCTTGTGGTTTGCCCCCTGGCAGTGTGAGCATCCCAGCTCCATCAGCTATGGGGTAGACAAGGGTGTAGGGGAAGCCCCAGCAGCTTGTCTTGAGCCACACAGCATCTGCCCATGTAAGAGAAACAAGATGCCTGGTGGGCTGGTCCTTTCTAGAAGAGATATCATCTGCTCTCTCCCACAAAGCAAGTTGTCCCTGTCTCTGAGTCAGGATGGAGAGAAAGGTGTAATGGGCTACCCCAGCCTCCTGCCCGCACTTGCACCCGTCCCCTTCCAGCCGCCTGGCTTTGCTTCCTGGACTGGTTCCTCACGTGATGCCCTCTGATCCGGGACAGGTGCCCCAGGGCACTGCTTGCTTCCTTGCCTCTCTTTTCCGTGGACCCCTGTCCCCTGGCCTCTCCTTCCCTGGCTTTATTTCCTCTGCCATCTGGGGTAGGGGCAGGAGTAGGGGTGCTGGCCCGGGCCTCTGAGAATGCAGCCCCTGCCCTGCCTTCTCCTATTCTCCCACTCTGGCCCCCTACCCCCTAACGTGGGCTCCCCTGGTACTAACcccctgtttctctttccttgtagCTAGAGCACATTCAGAAACACATATGGTATATGTAAGTAGCTTCTCTGCCCACTAACGCCTGCTTTGCCTGTTGCTGTGGCCTGCAGGGCCTGCTAGGAAGGGGGGAGGGTGCCAGCCAGCTCCGGGCTGCCCTAGCCTCACTCTCTACCTCCCTGAGCGGCTGCTGCAGGATGCAGGAGGTTTGCAGGGCAGGGTGCAGGGACAGCATCAGGACTTGGGCTAATGTAAGGGTGGATCTTGCACCCTCCTGGCCACCTCAGGGTGGGTGGAATGGTTTCAGGATAGGCTGAAGTGAGTGACTGCTGCTGGGTGCCCTGTCGTCCACAGAGGTGGCAAGAATGAGCCAGAGCCAGAACAGCCCATCCCACGCAAGGTGCAGATCCGCTCACTACCCAGTTTGGAAGACATTGACCCTGATGTGTTGGATAGCATGCACTCACTGGGCTGCTTCCGAGACCGCAACAAGCTGCTGCAGGACCTGCTATCTGAGGAGTACGTTGGGGTGGTGTAGGGGTGCTTTAGTCACTGGGCTCCATGTCCCAAGGTCTAGCTGCACTAGGGGGCATCCATTTTGGTCCCTGTGGATCCTCTAAGGTAGGTGGCCATAGCCAGAGTAGAGTCCCTGCAAGGCCACTGTCAGACACCTCATGTCACCACATATACATCCTTGGCACCTCTCGCCTGCTGCAGGGAGAATCAGGAAAAGATGATTTATTTCCTCCTCCTGGATCGGAAAGAACGGTATCCCAGCCATGAGGATGAGGACCTGCCCCCCAGGAATGAAATAGGTACAAAGTTTCCACCCTACCCCATGCctcctgtttctggttcctggCCCAGTCTGACCACAGTCTTCACACAGACCCTCCCCGGAAGCGCGTGGATTCCCCGATGCTGAACCGGCATGGCAAGCGGCGACCTGAGCGCAAGTCCATGGAAGTGCTCAGTGTGACAGATGGTGGCTCCCCAGTGCCTGCACGGAGAGCCATTGAGATGGCCCAGCATGGCCAGAGGTATATGCCTGCACTGAGGCCCCAAGCCTTCCTCCTATTGCCCAGGCCAGGGCAGCATCAGGTTCTTAGCCTACTACCCTTAGTCTGGCCTTGCTTGTCTCTGCCCACTCTCCCTGGGATCTGGACTGAGGCCACTGGACTGGGCTGGAGTTCACTGCGCTAAGCATGCTGGCTGGCTGCATGGGCTGAGCTGGGCTGCACTGGATTGAGCTGATTGCGCTGGCCTGTGGTGAAGGGGACTAGACTGGATTGGGCTGGGTTAGGCTAAGGTGGACGGTATTTAACTGACTTGGGGTTGGCTGGACTTGACTAGTTGTACTGGGCTGAGCTGTGCTGGCTGGACAGAACTAAGTAGAATGGGGTGAGCTAGGATGGACTAGACTGTGTTGTGATGGACTAGACTGTGTTGAACTGGCCAGGAttaacctaggctggcctggcctgAACTATTTTTGTGTCGTCTGGCTGGACTGTCCTAGATTAAACTGGACTGGATGGTCTTATCTGGACTAGCTCTACTTATCTAGCTGTACTAGACTGGAATGAACTGGTCTGTGCTGAGCTTGCCTGGGCTGAGCTGGTCTGGCCTGGACTTTATAAACTGGTCTGGACTGAACTAGACTGGATTGGACCAAATTGAACTGGGCTGAGCTGAAGTAGGATGGACTGGACTAGGCTGGGCTGAGCTGTGCCTGGCTGCACTGTTGTTGATTGAGCTGGGCTATGATATGGTTTCACTGTGTGCAGAGCCCCTTGCTCATCAGGCTTGTCCCTCCCTGGTGCTTGGCTGCCTTGGATTTGGATTGGTATGGTACAGCTTTGTTCAGAGACCCCTGCCCAGCAAGCTCGTCCCTACATGGTGCTCAGGCATCTCCAGGTGTCCAGTAGCAGCACTGTGGCAGGAGAGTGCTGAGAAGACGGGCACTTAGAGCCTGCAAAGCCGGGCCCTGGCTGAGTGGAGCACCctaacaggcaggcaggcttgaTCATCTGTCAACAGGCCTGAGCTGGGAGATCCCACAGGCCCTGCCAGCAGAGTCAGCATTGTACTCTGCAAGAAACACCCACtgcccattctttctgctgggagCCAGCTCTGCCCCTGAATTTGTCAGTAACTAGGAGCCATGTCATGGCTAGGTAGTCATCAAGATAGCACTTCCTCTACCTTGACTTTAGTGTGCTGGTATCTCAGACCTACTAGGTCCTCCCCATGGATCCAGGCTAGCTCATGCTCCAGCCTCAAAGTTTCACTCCTTGAGAAACTTCTTCCAACTTCCTAGCCAGCCATGGCTCACAATCCCTTGGCTTCTGGCAACAAGGCGGGACAGCAAGGGTCCCTCTTGGCAATGTTCTTACCTAACACTTCTCCTGGATTCTGCCTCTTGTGGATATGCTTCACCTCAACAAAGATCTCCCAGTAGCTCTAGTGTACACCATGTACTCAAGAGATGGTTGCCTTTCCTTGGCCTCTCTCGAACCCCAAAGGGTAGGGAAGGGTCAGTGCTCAGCTCTGAGCTTCCTGGCCTCTAATATAGCTTCTAGGCCTATGAGCTGCAGGGTGGGCCCATCTGTGGGACAATGTCTGTCTCCAAGGGGATCTGGAAGGCCCTTTGTCCTGGAACATCTAGCCTGCTTCTGCTCTGGTTTTGCCACTTGACACTGGGCTCTGATGGGACCACTGGTGGGGATAAGGGATCCTGTGGCTGGTGCTGACACTGAGTCTATACATCTCTAAGCTTGGCTACCTCCCTACCTGGAAGGTCACCCAGGGCAGGCTGTGCTGTGGCTTctgtccccttcctctctcttcatctctgtcccCTGGACTGGGGCTGGTGGGCCATGCTTGGAGGGCCAGGCAGCACATGGCCCAGCAGCTGACCTGCGTGCGTGTGGCCGGGCAGTAACTCTGTTTTCTCGCTTTGTTCCTGCTGTAGTAAAGCAGTGTTCAGTAAAAGCCTGGATATCGCTGAAGCCCATCCCCAATTCAGCAAAGAAGACAGGTATACACCCTGCCCATCCAATCCGCCCTTCCAGCCCTAGATGCAGGACTCCTGCCTGAGCCCCGCAGACAGAGGCGGGCCTGGAGGCAGGGCTTACTGACAGACACTTCCACCTCTCTTTTCTGGGAATGGAATTATCTAGCAGGCCAGGGGAAGAGCTGGCCTGGGCAGCTATAAGGATGCAAGGAGGGGTGGGGTTGCTGGGGCAAGGCCCATGGCCAGCCCAAGCCAGAGGCCCATATACTCAAGGCTTGCAAAGGCCCACAATGGGTACCACCCTGCACCCTGCACAAACCTGCCTTATGGTTGCAGGCCTGCCACCCCCTGCCACTCTTTTATGCAGATGGCCTTGGTATTATTCCCACAAGGGCTGGCCAGTTTAGACGAAGTGGCTAAGTGTCCTATACTCCTGGCAGGTGGCAGCAGGCCAGTAACAGCTGCTGCCCATGAATGCTGCTGATTGGCTGGGCCACATCCTGTTGAGCTGCAtactgccgccccccccccccccccgtacctgCCTGTGCCCCTTCCTGCTTGCCTCTTGCCTACTTGGCTTTCCTCAGGGCTGGAGTCATCTTTCCTACTTTGGACAGATTGCAGCTCAGTCCCAACATTGCTAGACGGAGAGGTTGATGTGGCTCCCATGCTTATGTCTCagcttcccttcttcttcccttgtgCCCAGCAATGTGCTCCTGTCTGGCATGGTGGGATCAAAGGCCTAGACTAGGCCTTACTGCTTGTGGCTGTGTCCCCTTTCCCCTGACTCCTGGTatctccaccccatctccatcTTCTCAGGGACTGGCTCCTAGCTGTACATCTGGACCTTTGTTCCAGTGGGGAGCCTTGGTACCACCCTGACTAAGGCATGCTGCTCTGGCCACAGGTCTCCatttttcctcaggttcctttaGCACTAAGTAGAGAGACTTTGAAGACATGGACACAGGGCTCTAGTTACAGGTGCTCTAGGAGCTGGAAAGGAGCCAACAGAGGTTGGTGTTGCCTAGGTGGGAACCAGAAACCCATTGTGGTTAGTGTGGTTAGTGGCGGGCAGGCCAGGGCAGTGCAAACTGGTCTAATGCTCTTTCATCCTCTTTTGTCCTGTGGCTGCACCCTACCCCACTTCCCCCCTGACCCCCCACAAAGATGGCAGGTCTCACAGCCAGGGGTGAACCTgtgtttctgtgtccattctcATGGTGAACTGGATGGAAGGCCTTGTCTCTGACCTGTGGGGCAGCTAGCTGTTCATCATGTTATAACGGATACATAGGGCTAGTACCTGCTCCCTGCTACTTGCAGGCTAGGTCTTCAGCCCAGTGGGGCAATAGAGGGTTAAGATGAAGGCTATGGGCTGGCCCTGGGCTTCTCTTGTAGGTAGCTGTGGATGTGAAAGGACTGGACAAGTCCCATGTAGTGAATCTTATAATGAATGCTGTATAGCATAGCCCTGGAGAGGCTGGACTTGGGTGCTAGGGTCATGGATTGCATAAGCCTGGATCTGGTTCCCAGGAATCCCCCATAGTGTGTCCTTGCATCTCTGTCCAGTATCTGTGGACTTTTGTCAACAGTCACTTAGTACCTTTTCCTGTTCCTTGTCCGGGGTCGATGGTGGGTGGCTCCTCTGTGTGGAGGAGCCCCAGGGACCCTGGATACATACTGGGTGGTGACAGCCAAGGTCAGCAGGATGGCCCCAGGACATATCTGTGCCTCTAGAGACCTTCCTCAACATGGTAGAAGCCTTGGAACTCTGGGTCAGGACCCCCGGCTTCCCGGAACAGCCAACTAGGGGGCAGGAGCCAGAGCCCTCTGCTGAACTGACAGATGCTCTGCTTTGCTCCCCCAGATCTCGATCCATCAGTGGTGCGTCCTCAGGCCTTTCTACAAGTCCACTCAGCAGTCCTCGGGTGAGTGACTACCCTCCCAAACCTTCACTTATAGAGCTAGCTAGCCTCAGGAAATCAAAAGGGATCCCAGTTAGAGAACccggggtggggagcagggcctCCAGAGACTGGGAAAAAGCCCCGTCTCTGCCTTGCACACAGGCCTCCTTTGTGGGTTCCTCCTGCCTGCTGCTCTGCTGCTGGGCTCTGGCTAACagcatgttcttttgttttgtgttgtctgttttcttgtatgtcacttgtttttgttgttggttttttttttgttttgtttttttgtttttgtgtgtgtgtgtgtggcaaacCTCCCCCTtgtctgtcccctccctctgGTCCTGCTTGGGTTTCCTGCTTGAATGCTGTCGCTGATCCTGGttgctatgtgtgcatgtgggtggggtgggcatgGGCTCCACTTCGCGGCCACCCCTCCTGACATCACTCTGCGTCACTGTAGCCTGTTAGGAAGTTTGTCCTGCCCCCTCTGCCCCCTGAGCTCCCCTATGTGGCTTGCCCCCTGACCACCTCCTCGGAGCCTGAAGCCTGTCGGAGCACCTCTCGGCCAGGACACATCCTCTCTCCACAGGCCGCCCTGCGGCCCAACCCCAAGACTCAGACCTTGCCGTGCAAGGCCAAGCTGACAGACAAGCCGCTGCAGGGCACCAAGTCCAACCCGCTCCCAGCCTGCACTCAGACCCAGCCTCCTGGAGCCAGCCTTGGCACTCCACTGGTCCTGTCCCCTGGGCCACCCACACTGCCGGTCCCCGCCCGGCTCCTGCCAACTGGGACTGAACCAAACACCAAATCTGTCCCCACCATACAGGtgacccctcacccctcaccaagGGGTAGTCCCCTTCCTACCCCCAAAGGGACGCCTGTCCACACGCCAAAGGAGAGCCCAGCTGGCACACCCAATCCCACACCACCATCCAGCCCTAGTGTTGGAGGAGTGCCCTGGCGGACACGACTGAACTCCATCAAGAATAGCTTCCTGGGCTCACCTCGCTTCCACCGCCGGAAACTGCAAGGTTAGCACTGCTGTGGGGCTGGGTAGGTGGTAGAATCTGCATATGGGGTCTTGCACTGCTCAGATGGAACATGCCAACAGCTGGCGGGTCTGTGGGCCTCTCCACAAGCAGTGGACTCTGTGTCTGCCCTGTACCCTCTTGTCCCAGAATTGTTCTATCATCTTGTGGGCAGCTATGTTCAGCGAGGCCTGTTGGGTGGTCAGGAAGCCTACAGGTCTGAGGCTGTGCTGGGGCCAGTACCTTTGTTCATCTGGGGCCTGGAGAAGCACAATGGGGTTTCAGCACCACAGCACTGACAGCACGCTGAGCGGGGTTTGAGGGGACAAAGTGGGCATGGTCCTGAGACTCGAACCTGCAGCAACAACCAACCTTGCCTTTGTCCTTTCCTGTGCACAGTTCCCACGCCAGAGGAGATGTCCAACCTGACCCCAGAATCCTCTCCAGAGTAAGTGGATTTGCTTGAGGCTGATGAGAGAGGGACCCAGGATCTTTCCCATCAGGCAGGGGATAACCACCTGAGGGCTTTTAGTTCCTGGCCTGAACCCCTTGGGCCTTACTCAGCTCATGAGTCTTTAGGAACTTTAGGTCCTACCCACATGAGAAATGCTAACTCTAGAGTTGGCTGGGGACAAGTGGGTGTGCTCTGGGCTTCCCTGGAGTCTAAGAGATCACAGGGAGGGTTTGGACATAAGGAGAAACGGGCTTGTGCTAAGGAGGAAGGACAGCTACAAGATACAGGTCCCAGGGAGAGCACTAGGGTTATTGGTAGAAGCCTGAGAAAGACAGAGTAGCTGTAGCCTTCAGCTGGAGGGAAGAGAGTGTGGGATGGCCCAGTGTACCCACCCTGCAGATGCTGAGGGCCTGTATAGTGTGGCTTCTCTGTACCTTTCACGGTGGCCTGGCAGTAGTTACTGGCGTAAAAGTAGGAAAACGTCATATGACTGGGGCAGAGGGTAGGGGAAAGCACTGGCAAAGCCCATTACATCATTGTAGCTGTGCCACCTCACACAGTGGCCAGACAAGAGGGAAGGCCTCAGCCCTGTTGCCAGCACTCAGTAAGGACCTGTGGGCAGTTGCTTGCTCTGTGTTAGCAAGTGAAAGTCGCAGAGGTACCTGCTGTGCTTTTTGTCCAGTGAAGGTCAGACACCTAAGCTCACCATTAACTGCCCTGAGGCTCTGGGGGCACAGGACCACTTCTAACTAGGTTAGGCCTTTATgttgttcagagagagagagagagagagagagagagagagagagagaggttagaaAAGTAGGAAATCTGTGACCGTAGCTTGAGGAAAAGCCTTTTGGCTTCCACCTCCACCTTTAGAGGCTTTACTCTCTCAAGCCCTGCATACTGGCTCAGGAAAGCTTTACACCCTCATCTTCTGTCATGAGCCCCTCATTGGTCATAGCCTCCACAGAACCATAGCTGGGAAAGGAAAGGTATCCCAGGAACTGGCTCCTTTGGTTATCCACTATGTCAAGGCAGCTGGGTAGAAGCCATGGGAGCTACAGCAGTCTATAGAGTCCCCCCTCTCTGCTGCCATCAGCTGGAGCCCACCAAGCTGAACATTCTTTGCCTGCCAACCTAGGACCTTCTCTCATGTACCCTTATGGCTCACACCAAGTATTCTGTGTACCCAGGCTAGTACCAGGGCCCAGCAATATGGATACCAGAGCTCTAGCATGGGCTGTGTCACCCAGTGCCACCCAATCCCCTCTGATCATCCAGCTTTGTTCAGATTTGGCCATGTCTCACATGCCATACCAGCCAAATGTTTCTGCTTGCACCTGTGATTTTCAGCCAGAAATTCTGTTTTCTAGAACCACTTGTCTGCTTCAAAATATCCTGAACATTGCTGGTCTCCGGGTCCAGGCATAGGCCTTGGGTACAGGTGGGACAAAGGCCTACACCAGGGGTCTGTATACACAGCACTGGACAGAGCTGACAAAAAGAACACAGAAGGGCTGGGGTCAGCTGACAACAGGAACACAAAAGGGCTGGGGTCCGTGTCTGCCACAGAGGCAAAAGAACCATCCTAGAAATGAAGAAGGGGGAAGCCGCAACCAGGAAACCCTTCATATAGCCTAGACTGACAGTGGCtggggctgcccagcacagatccTCTCATTCATGCTGGCCACAGCCAACCCTATCCCACTGTTGCCACTTCCCTCAGTCTCTAGCATGAGTCCCTGGAACAGAGATGCATCTGACTGAGGGCTGGCTGTGCCCCCACTGTACTTACACCAGGCAGCTGGAAGTCTGCCTGGCCATGCTGACTGGGAGTTGCTTTGAGACAGCCTGTAGCTTAGCCACCCCTAGGGTCTCTGGAGCAGAGATCTAGACCTCACTGGGCATTCTGCTTTGTGATCTCTAGGACTAGGAAAGAATGTCTTCCAATTGCCAATTGTCAAGCTATCATGGGAAGAAAACTAGTCTTGTAGTTGGGTTGGACTTGGGTATCTGCAGATATCTGGGAATCCTGTCAGCAAAGGTGGCAACAACTCCAGCTATGCACATGTCTAGAAGGGAATGGGTGGGACCCCACAAGTGAGGCTGGGGAGCTTGATATCTGCCTTTCATCCCCTTGGACTAGCAGAAGATTATACTTACGAGTAAAGTGTCCACACTTTAGGAGATGGTCTATGCAGTGAGGAATGTGGCAGTGAAGCTGGGTTGTCACTGGTGTAACCTGGCCAGACACCTGTGGCCAGCTGGGCAGCAGTGGAGTCATGGCCAAGCATGATGTCAAGCTAGAGTGGGAAGAAAACTAGTCCTGTAGTTGGGTGGGCAGTGTGTACCAGACCTGTGGCTGTTGGAACTCTGGGCAGGTCCTTCCTTAACTGACCCCAAGGGTCTACCAGGGATCTTACAAGCTCAAGTATGGAGCCACATAATCTTTAATTAATATCAGAGAGCCTCACCAGAAGACTCTGTAACATGCAGCAGCTTCCAGGAGTCTGTGGACATTTCTTTGAGGAAAGTATAGAGGGAGCTTCCCCAAAATGTAGGGATCCAAATAGAGGTTGAGACTCAGACACTTTCTCCCATCCCCTGTCCTACACAGTGGACTGTCTAGCAAGTGCCACTCAGATATCCTGTGGGAGTCAAGGACTTGCAGTTAAGTGTATGTTGGAGTTAAATTTATTGTTAAGGACATAGAATTGGGATTAGTATTGTAAGGTGAAGGTTGGGACAAGGAGTTCGTGTTAAAGACATGGGGTATGAGCTAGTGACATGGAGTTCAGGCTGAGGATATAGATATAGGTTTATGGATGTTGTGGTAAGGTTAGGGGTTATGGTTAGAGAAGTTTGGTTAGGGTTAAGTCTTTTGGTTTATGGTTACAATAAGAAGTATTTGGTTAGGTTTTATCTTGTTTGTGGGGCAAGTTTAGAGTTGGGGACTGCCCTTTGTGCTGGATTGTGGAGTTAGGGGAGTGGGCTTGATCAGGTTGGCATAAGGGCCGCATGGCTGGTCTGGGATGTGGGGAACACTGTTCTACAGCACCAGCCACTCTGGAGGTTACAGAAGAGGACCAGGCATCACATCCCCATCATGACAGCCTCTGCTCTGCCTAGGCTGGCCAAGAAATCGTGGTTCGGGAACTTCATCAAcctggagaaggaggagcagatcTTTGTGGTGATCAAGGACAAGCCCCTGAGCTCCATCAAGGCTGACATCGTTCATGCCTTCCTGTCGGTGAGGCCACGGCAAAGCCAGGTGGACACTTACATCTATGGGCCCAGCCTCCAGGCAGACCATAGGACCTCTCATTCACACAAACTGTACACCTAACTCATCCTTTTGTTCTGCCTGGAGTACCACTGTCTACCTAGGCCTTCATCCTGCTGGGAGCTGCCTAGCACCCTGGGAGTGGGG
Proteins encoded in this region:
- the Brsk2 gene encoding serine/threonine-protein kinase BRSK2 isoform X5 — encoded protein: MTSTGKDGGGAQHAQYVGPYRLEKTLGKGQTGLVKLGIHCVTCQKVAIKIVNREKLSESVLMKVEREIAILKLIEHPHVLKLHDVYENKKYLYLVLEHVSGGELFDYLVKKGRLTPKEARKFFRQIISALDFCHSHSICHRDLKPENLLLDERNNIRIADFGMASLQVGDSLLETSCGSPHYACPEVIRGEKYDGRKADVWSCGVILFALLVGALPFDDDNLRQLLEKVKRGVFHMPHFIPPDCQSLLRGMIEVDAARRLTLEHIQKHIWYIGGKNEPEPEQPIPRKVQIRSLPSLEDIDPDVLDSMHSLGCFRDRNKLLQDLLSEEENQEKMIYFLLLDRKERYPSHEDEDLPPRNEIDPPRKRVDSPMLNRHGKRRPERKSMEVLSVTDGGSPVPARRAIEMAQHGQRSRSISGASSGLSTSPLSSPRVTPHPSPRGSPLPTPKGTPVHTPKESPAGTPNPTPPSSPSVGGVPWRTRLNSIKNSFLGSPRFHRRKLQVPTPEEMSNLTPESSPELAKKSWFGNFINLEKEEQIFVVIKDKPLSSIKADIVHAFLSIPSLSHSVISQTSFRAEYKATGGPAVFQKPVKFQVDITYTEGGEAQKENGIYSVTFTLLSGPSRRFKRVVETIQAQLLSTHDQPSAQHLSDTTNCMEVMTGRLCKCDEKNGQAAQAPSTPAKRSAHGPLGDSAAAGPGGDTEYPMGKDMAKMGPPAARREQP
- the Brsk2 gene encoding serine/threonine-protein kinase BRSK2 isoform X11, whose amino-acid sequence is MTSTGKDGGGAQHAQYVGPYRLEKTLGKGQTGLVKLGIHCVTCQKVAIKIVNREKLSESVLMKVEREIAILKLIEHPHVLKLHDVYENKKYLYLVLEHVSGGELFDYLVKKGRLTPKEARKFFRQIISALDFCHSHSICHRDLKPENLLLDERNNIRIADFGMASLQVGDSLLETSCGSPHYACPEVIRGEKYDGRKADVWSCGVILFALLVGALPFDDDNLRQLLEKVKRGVFHMPHFIPPDCQSLLRGMIEVDAARRLTLEHIQKHIWYIGGKNEPEPEQPIPRKVQIRSLPSLEDIDPDVLDSMHSLGCFRDRNKLLQDLLSEEENQEKMIYFLLLDRKERYPSHEDEDLPPRNEIDPPRKRVDSPMLNRHGKRRPERKSMEVLSVTDGGSPVPARRAIEMAQHGQRSRSISGASSGLSTSPLSSPRVTPHPSPRGSPLPTPKGTPVHTPKESPAGTPNPTPPSSPSVGGVPWRTRLNSIKNSFLGSPRFHRRKLQVPTPEEMSNLTPESSPELAKKSWFGNFINLEKEEQIFVVIKDKPLSSIKADIVHAFLSIPSLSHSVISQTSFRAEYKATGGPAVFQKPVKFQVDITYTEGGEAQKENGIYSVTFTLLSGPSRRFKRVVETIQAQLLSTHDQPSAQHLSDTTNCMEVMTGRLCKCGIIPKS
- the Brsk2 gene encoding serine/threonine-protein kinase BRSK2 isoform X10, with the translated sequence MTSTGKDGGGAQHAQYVGPYRLEKTLGKGQTGLVKLGIHCVTCQKVAIKIVNREKLSESVLMKVEREIAILKLIEHPHVLKLHDVYENKKYLYLVLEHVSGGELFDYLVKKGRLTPKEARKFFRQIISALDFCHSHSICHRDLKPENLLLDERNNIRIADFGMASLQVGDSLLETSCGSPHYACPEVIRGEKYDGRKADVWSCGVILFALLVGALPFDDDNLRQLLEKVKRGVFHMPHFIPPDCQSLLRGMIEVDAARRLTLEHIQKHIWYIGGKNEPEPEQPIPRKVQIRSLPSLEDIDPDVLDSMHSLGCFRDRNKLLQDLLSEEENQEKMIYFLLLDRKERYPSHEDEDLPPRNEIDPPRKRVDSPMLNRHGKRRPERKSMEVLSVTDGGSPVPARRAIEMAQHGQSKAVFSKSLDIAEAHPQFSKEDRSRSISGASSGLSTSPLSSPRVTPHPSPRGSPLPTPKGTPVHTPKESPAGTPNPTPPSSPSVGGVPWRTRLNSIKNSFLGSPRFHRRKLQVPTPEEMSNLTPESSPELAKKSWFGNFINLEKEEQIFVVIKDKPLSSIKADIVHAFLSIPSLSHSVISQTSFRAEYKATGGPAVFQKPVKFQVDITYTEGGEAQKENGIYSVTFTLLSGPSRRFKRVVETIQAQLLSTHDQPSAQHLSGIIPKS